From the Acidobacteriota bacterium genome, one window contains:
- a CDS encoding phosphoribosylanthranilate isomerase: MLIKICGITTLEDALAALHGGATAVGFNYVRQSPRYIDPEGSRTILKALPESALKVAVVIASRGPRPFIPPEIDVVQVHGATGEADLQGWGRPVWAAVTPSDIGRFPQGDLLVDPSMGKGVKADWDALRRQLAGRPFILAGGLDADNVAEAVRRARPQGVDVCSGVESAPGRKDPLKLKRFLSEIS; the protein is encoded by the coding sequence ATGCTGATCAAGATCTGCGGCATCACGACCCTGGAGGACGCCCTGGCGGCCTTGCACGGAGGAGCCACCGCGGTCGGCTTCAACTACGTCCGGCAAAGCCCGCGCTACATCGATCCTGAAGGGTCCCGGACCATCCTCAAGGCCCTGCCTGAGAGTGCCCTCAAGGTGGCCGTGGTGATAGCCTCGCGGGGTCCGCGGCCCTTCATTCCTCCCGAGATCGACGTGGTGCAGGTCCACGGGGCGACAGGTGAGGCCGACCTGCAAGGGTGGGGACGCCCGGTGTGGGCGGCGGTAACGCCTTCGGATATCGGCCGTTTTCCGCAGGGCGACCTGCTGGTCGATCCCTCCATGGGAAAGGGCGTCAAGGCCGATTGGGACGCCCTGCGCCGCCAACTCGCCGGACGCCCCTTCATCCTGGCCGGCGGACTCGATGCCGACAACGTGGCCGAGGCCGTACGGCGGGCGCGTCCCCAGGGGGTGGACGTATGCTCCGGAGTGGAGTCCGCGCCCGGCCGCAAAGACCCCCTCAAACTGAAACGCTTCCTTTCGGAGATATCCTGA